A window from Candidatus Margulisiibacteriota bacterium encodes these proteins:
- a CDS encoding GNAT family N-acetyltransferase, with amino-acid sequence MEKLKKLLARRYKWEAHPYQPADDQAMLRMWQQEHQDDDRWTQEYFTWEYQKNPAGKALIQLAKSQGELIGQYVLMPLRFRLRGKEMLGSIALNTLTRSDHRGQGVHVLLAEEAFDECARLGIAFSYGSPNEKAYRGTVTKMAFADIGKMVLMVKVQGIKQLLPAVFRRQPLKLVLNLFSPLISLLLKVVFFARPVKPCPGLNIRSTAEIDRRFDDLWARAQGQFINAGIRDAEYLRWRYLDKPGEPYKILVAEEPGRLAGYVVLAQSERLNGVMGIIVDMLLAEGEGQKAVAGKLLEAAEKMFRQMNKEIVACLVTPNSSLEKYLALAGFRRCPDRFKSGPFPIIIRNHGGLLDAAQTHDLNDWYLTFGDFDIY; translated from the coding sequence ATGGAAAAACTGAAGAAGCTGCTGGCCAGACGGTATAAATGGGAGGCGCACCCGTACCAGCCGGCCGATGACCAGGCGATGCTCCGGATGTGGCAACAGGAACATCAGGACGACGACCGCTGGACGCAGGAGTATTTCACTTGGGAATACCAGAAAAATCCGGCCGGGAAAGCGCTCATCCAGCTGGCCAAGTCGCAAGGCGAGCTGATCGGCCAATATGTGCTGATGCCGCTGCGGTTCCGCCTGAGAGGGAAGGAGATGCTTGGCTCGATCGCCCTGAACACCTTGACCCGCTCCGACCATCGCGGCCAGGGGGTCCACGTCTTGCTGGCGGAAGAAGCTTTTGACGAATGTGCGCGCTTGGGGATCGCCTTTTCTTACGGCAGTCCGAACGAGAAGGCCTATCGGGGGACCGTCACGAAAATGGCTTTCGCGGACATTGGGAAGATGGTCTTGATGGTCAAGGTCCAGGGGATCAAGCAGTTATTGCCAGCGGTCTTTCGCCGGCAGCCGTTAAAGCTGGTTTTAAACCTGTTTTCGCCGCTCATCTCCCTGCTGCTGAAGGTAGTTTTTTTCGCCCGGCCCGTGAAACCGTGCCCGGGCTTGAACATCCGGAGTACCGCCGAGATCGATCGGCGCTTTGACGACCTCTGGGCGAGAGCGCAAGGCCAGTTCATCAATGCCGGGATCAGGGATGCCGAATACTTGCGCTGGCGCTACCTGGACAAACCCGGTGAGCCTTATAAAATATTGGTCGCGGAAGAGCCTGGCCGGTTGGCCGGTTATGTTGTCCTGGCGCAAAGCGAACGGCTGAACGGCGTAATGGGGATCATCGTAGACATGTTGCTGGCGGAAGGCGAGGGGCAAAAAGCCGTCGCCGGTAAACTGCTCGAGGCGGCGGAGAAAATGTTCCGGCAAATGAACAAGGAGATAGTCGCTTGCCTGGTTACGCCCAACTCCAGCCTGGAAAAATATCTGGCCCTTGCCGGTTTCCGGCGCTGTCCGGACCGCTTCAAGTCCGGCCCTTTTCCGATCATCATCCGCAATCACGGCGGTCTGCTGGATGCCGCCCAGACGCATGATCTGAACGACTGGTATTTGACCTTTGGTGATTTTGACATTTATTAA
- a CDS encoding glycosyltransferase family 1 protein encodes MKVLYDHQIFTEHRYGGVSRYFCELLRSFAVDRQVTSELALVYSDNEHLKALRTVGGGRFSFASGFLGGRDFRGKARLFGWLNQANSLKRLRQGDYDLFHPTYYDDYFLSALGNKPFVLTVHDLIHELYPEYFAPHHPLAARKRRLIEQARRIIAISEQTKKDLVRVLNVAPDKVTVVHLASSLGGGRVAVGPAISRRVPPKYLLYVGNRQAYKNYELLVRAIRPLLLADPDLLLVCAGPAFTQQEERLLVELGLHGRVRGFYIDSDVTLAYLYQNALAFVFPSLYEGFGLPVLEAFSCGCPVVLSNASSLPEVAGEAAEYFEPKSGADLLKAVTAVIGDQAKRAALVAKGYERLKKFSWDKTAAQTKEVYREALA; translated from the coding sequence ATGAAAGTTTTATACGATCACCAGATATTTACCGAGCACCGTTACGGCGGCGTTTCGCGGTATTTCTGCGAACTGCTCCGGTCTTTCGCTGTTGATCGGCAAGTAACCAGCGAATTGGCGCTGGTTTACAGCGATAATGAACACTTAAAAGCGCTGCGGACGGTAGGCGGCGGGCGGTTCTCTTTTGCCAGCGGTTTTTTGGGCGGACGCGATTTTCGCGGCAAGGCCAGGCTGTTCGGCTGGCTGAATCAGGCTAATTCGCTAAAACGATTGCGCCAAGGCGATTACGACCTTTTTCACCCGACTTATTACGACGATTATTTTTTGAGCGCTTTGGGCAATAAACCTTTTGTCCTGACCGTTCATGACCTGATCCACGAGCTTTATCCGGAATATTTCGCCCCGCATCATCCTTTGGCCGCCCGGAAACGGCGGTTGATCGAGCAAGCGCGCCGGATCATCGCGATCTCCGAGCAAACGAAAAAAGACCTGGTCAGGGTCTTGAACGTCGCTCCGGACAAGGTCACGGTCGTGCACCTCGCCAGTTCCCTGGGCGGCGGCCGGGTTGCGGTTGGGCCGGCGATCAGCCGGCGGGTCCCGCCCAAATACTTACTGTACGTCGGCAATCGCCAGGCTTACAAGAATTATGAGCTTTTGGTGCGCGCGATCAGGCCTTTACTACTGGCCGATCCGGATCTGCTGCTGGTCTGCGCCGGTCCGGCCTTTACTCAGCAAGAGGAGCGCTTGTTGGTTGAGCTGGGGTTGCATGGGCGGGTCAGAGGTTTTTACATTGATAGTGACGTCACCTTGGCTTATTTATACCAGAACGCTTTAGCCTTTGTTTTTCCTTCATTGTATGAAGGTTTTGGCTTACCCGTGCTGGAAGCCTTCAGCTGCGGCTGTCCCGTGGTCCTCAGCAATGCCAGTTCCTTGCCGGAAGTGGCGGGTGAGGCGGCGGAATATTTTGAGCCGAAAAGCGGCGCGGACCTGCTTAAGGCGGTTACCGCGGTCATCGGCGATCAGGCTAAACGGGCCGCTCTGGTAGCGAAAGGTTATGAGCGGTTAAAGAAGTTCTCCTGGGACAAGACTGCGGCCCAAACTAAAGAAGTTTATCGGGAGGCATTGGCGTAG
- a CDS encoding glycosyltransferase family 2 protein: protein MDQSFPRISIVTPSYNQGQYLEKTILSVLEQGYPNLEFIIMDGGSTDNSVEIIKKYEKRIAYWVSERDEGQSDAIRKGFQRAKGEILAWLNSDDTYPPGTLHKVAQYYNRHRDIDVIYGNLLLMDGAGKIYDERRVMRPIPCLMGYGLLYGYFAFYQLSAFWTRAIYDRVGGVDPALTQGMDNDLITKFAFAGGRFGKLNDQLAVFRVHELSKTFILSGGIHLKDRARIFAKYGAKESGWRPVLLKILLRIVKIGSFIAQGDGIWFLASMIKKKYFRDKTP from the coding sequence ATGGATCAATCATTTCCCAGGATCTCGATCGTGACCCCGTCATACAACCAGGGGCAGTATCTGGAGAAAACCATTTTATCCGTCCTGGAGCAGGGCTACCCGAACCTGGAATTCATCATTATGGACGGCGGCTCGACCGACAACAGCGTCGAGATCATCAAAAAATATGAAAAGCGGATCGCCTATTGGGTCAGCGAACGGGATGAGGGGCAGTCGGACGCGATCAGGAAAGGGTTCCAGCGCGCCAAGGGGGAGATCCTGGCCTGGTTAAATAGCGATGATACTTACCCGCCGGGGACATTGCACAAAGTCGCGCAATATTATAACCGGCACCGGGATATCGACGTCATCTATGGAAATCTCTTATTGATGGATGGCGCCGGGAAGATCTATGATGAAAGAAGGGTGATGCGGCCGATCCCCTGTTTAATGGGCTACGGGCTGCTCTACGGTTATTTCGCTTTTTACCAACTGTCGGCGTTCTGGACGCGCGCCATATATGACAGGGTCGGGGGGGTTGACCCGGCACTGACGCAAGGGATGGATAACGACCTGATAACCAAATTCGCTTTTGCCGGCGGCCGGTTCGGCAAGCTCAACGATCAGCTGGCCGTTTTTCGGGTCCATGAACTTTCCAAGACGTTCATTCTCAGCGGCGGGATCCATTTAAAGGACCGGGCAAGGATATTCGCGAAATACGGGGCCAAAGAATCCGGTTGGCGGCCGGTGCTCTTGAAAATCTTGTTAAGGATAGTAAAGATCGGCTCATTCATCGCGCAGGGCGATGGCATTTGGTTCCTGGCCAGCATGATCAAGAAAAAATATTTCCGGGATAAAACGCCGTGA
- a CDS encoding glycosyltransferase family 1 protein, with protein MKIALNFLSAQIGGGVSFARELTAGLLTEDRENEYLVFVPAQLQIEITGAVTSSRNLTVVGFRSPNILVRLFREQLQLPFLIRRNRVDVLLSPANLASFFAPCRQVLWIQNIDPFHYFRNEGRVRQTRNRLLFWLGKLSIKIAARVVFSSAHSRALVERRLGKPLKKAVTINLGVAAEYFASAKPAPDARPGYILSVSNISKRKNYELLLQAYALLSPALQAAHRLVLVGRVAPGYQAELLSRHKAASAKVVFTGEQKGRALIDYYRQGGIFILPSLVESFGLTVVEAMASGLPVLAADATCLPEIVGEAGLLFDPHDPADLAGKITRVLTDEKLQKELIARGKERAGQFRWSQTARRLLAVFKELS; from the coding sequence ATGAAGATCGCGCTTAACTTTCTCTCGGCCCAGATCGGCGGCGGAGTCTCTTTCGCCCGCGAACTGACGGCCGGCTTGCTGACAGAAGACCGGGAGAACGAATATCTCGTTTTTGTTCCGGCGCAGTTGCAGATAGAGATCACCGGCGCGGTCACGAGCAGCCGCAACCTGACGGTGGTCGGCTTCAGGTCGCCAAATATCCTGGTCAGGTTGTTCAGGGAACAGTTGCAGCTCCCTTTCTTGATCCGGCGGAATCGGGTAGACGTTCTTTTAAGCCCGGCGAACCTGGCCTCATTTTTTGCGCCCTGCCGGCAAGTGCTCTGGATCCAGAACATTGACCCGTTCCATTATTTCCGCAATGAAGGGCGGGTCAGGCAGACTCGTAACCGGCTTTTATTCTGGCTGGGCAAGCTGTCGATCAAGATAGCCGCCCGGGTGGTCTTTTCTTCCGCTCATTCCCGCGCCCTGGTCGAGCGCCGTTTGGGAAAACCGTTAAAAAAAGCGGTGACCATCAATCTGGGGGTCGCGGCAGAATACTTTGCGTCCGCCAAGCCGGCGCCGGACGCCCGGCCCGGTTACATCCTGTCGGTCTCAAATATCTCCAAACGGAAAAATTACGAATTACTGCTGCAAGCGTACGCCTTGTTAAGCCCGGCGCTGCAAGCAGCGCACCGTTTGGTCCTGGTCGGCCGGGTCGCGCCCGGGTATCAGGCGGAGCTCCTTAGCCGGCACAAAGCGGCGTCGGCTAAGGTCGTTTTTACCGGCGAGCAAAAGGGGCGAGCCCTGATTGACTATTACCGTCAGGGTGGTATATTTATATTGCCGTCGCTGGTCGAAAGTTTCGGCTTGACGGTCGTGGAAGCGATGGCATCCGGGCTCCCGGTCCTGGCGGCTGACGCGACCTGCCTGCCGGAGATCGTCGGGGAGGCCGGACTGCTTTTTGACCCCCATGATCCGGCCGACCTGGCCGGGAAGATCACCCGGGTATTGACCGACGAAAAGCTGCAAAAGGAACTGATCGCCCGGGGGAAAGAGCGCGCGGGACAATTCCGCTGGAGCCAAACCGCCAGGCGCTTGCTGGCGGTATTTAAGGAGCTTAGTTAG
- a CDS encoding polysaccharide deacetylase family protein, whose product MDMIKRTVKNLAACLYLYSGLAFLSAVFLQQLLLRRKKVLILMYHGVAEKELLYADNVPLARFQRQVEYLRRCYEITGLDQALDYLNGTYRPQKPLVVLTFDDGYEGVFAHVSPRFCQAGIRGITFLPTRHIGSAGDWERAEKGYKGKIMNWEMLKQLVRDKAIEIGSHGITHRKMSALSRAEALQELQGSKEAIEKKLGIQVRFFAYPYGQARECTRTIKELVQKAGYAAACSTIWGRHSGKDDIYALRRLRVDYDDSLFEFKLKLWGGYDWLEAVHLLKGMLRK is encoded by the coding sequence ATGGACATGATTAAAAGAACGGTGAAGAACCTGGCGGCTTGCTTGTATTTGTATTCCGGCCTGGCCTTTTTGTCTGCCGTTTTCCTGCAGCAATTGTTACTGCGCCGGAAAAAAGTGCTTATTCTCATGTATCACGGGGTCGCGGAAAAAGAGCTGCTTTACGCCGACAATGTTCCGTTGGCGCGTTTCCAGCGGCAGGTCGAATACCTGCGCCGCTGCTATGAAATTACGGGCTTGGATCAGGCCTTGGACTATCTTAACGGCACCTATCGTCCGCAAAAACCGTTAGTAGTGCTGACCTTTGACGACGGTTATGAGGGCGTTTTTGCGCATGTCTCCCCACGGTTCTGCCAAGCGGGGATCAGGGGAATAACCTTTTTACCCACTCGGCATATTGGCAGCGCCGGTGATTGGGAGCGGGCCGAAAAAGGGTATAAAGGCAAGATCATGAACTGGGAGATGCTTAAACAACTAGTGAGGGATAAGGCGATCGAGATCGGCTCTCACGGCATTACGCACCGGAAAATGTCCGCCTTAAGCCGGGCGGAGGCCCTCCAGGAGCTTCAAGGCTCAAAAGAGGCGATCGAGAAGAAACTGGGCATTCAGGTGCGGTTCTTTGCTTATCCTTATGGACAAGCCCGGGAATGTACCCGGACGATCAAGGAACTGGTGCAAAAGGCCGGCTATGCTGCTGCTTGTTCTACCATCTGGGGGCGGCATTCCGGGAAAGATGATATCTACGCGCTGCGCCGTCTCCGGGTCGATTATGATGACAGTCTGTTCGAGTTCAAGCTGAAGCTCTGGGGCGGTTATGATTGGCTGGAAGCGGTGCACTTGCTAAAAGGGATGTTGCGGAAATGA
- a CDS encoding GDP-mannose 4,6-dehydratase has protein sequence MTKYLVTGFSGFVSQHFIAYLAGQGEQAEVLGVDIAPPDPAFAGYPGLKIEYAPLDLLNNAGLRELLARFRPDRILHLASFSSVAFSWQNPILSFQHNTNIFLNLVEQVHKLGLDCRIISVGSSDEYGQVAENELPLTEESPLRPASPYAVARVSQEMLSRLFVDGYGLDIIMTRSFNHIGPGQRETFVVASFAKQLVEAKKRGLHKCELVTGDLDVVRDFCDVRDVVRAYHGLFRQGTKGQLYNICSAQGHSLRDLVALLAELLGIEVVTKVDRALIRPNEIKMIVGANQKIAKETGWRPQYDLRRSLRDILDYWSAK, from the coding sequence ATGACGAAATACCTGGTCACCGGTTTTTCCGGTTTCGTCAGTCAGCATTTTATCGCTTATCTGGCCGGGCAGGGCGAGCAGGCCGAAGTGCTGGGGGTGGATATCGCGCCGCCCGATCCGGCATTTGCCGGTTATCCGGGGTTAAAGATCGAATACGCGCCGCTCGATCTGCTGAATAACGCCGGGCTTAGGGAACTGCTCGCGCGGTTCCGGCCCGACCGGATCCTCCACCTGGCTTCCTTCAGCAGCGTCGCTTTCAGCTGGCAAAATCCGATCCTCAGTTTTCAGCACAACACCAATATCTTTCTCAACCTGGTGGAACAGGTCCACAAGCTCGGCCTGGATTGCCGGATCATTTCGGTCGGCTCCTCCGATGAATACGGCCAGGTGGCGGAAAACGAGCTCCCGCTCACCGAAGAAAGCCCGCTCCGCCCGGCCAGCCCTTACGCCGTGGCGCGGGTCTCGCAGGAGATGCTGTCGCGGTTGTTCGTCGACGGCTACGGCCTGGACATTATCATGACCCGCTCGTTCAATCACATCGGGCCGGGACAGCGGGAGACGTTCGTGGTCGCTTCCTTCGCTAAACAGCTGGTCGAGGCGAAAAAGCGCGGTCTTCATAAGTGCGAGCTGGTGACGGGCGACCTCGACGTGGTCCGCGATTTCTGCGACGTGCGCGACGTTGTCCGGGCCTATCACGGACTGTTCCGCCAGGGGACCAAGGGGCAGCTTTACAATATCTGCAGCGCCCAGGGGCACAGCCTGCGCGACCTGGTCGCGCTGCTGGCCGAGCTGCTGGGGATCGAGGTCGTGACCAAGGTGGACCGGGCCTTGATCCGGCCCAATGAGATCAAAATGATCGTCGGTGCCAATCAAAAGATCGCCAAAGAGACCGGCTGGCGGCCGCAATACGATCTGCGCCGGTCATTGCGGGACATCCTCGATTATTGGTCGGCAAAATGA
- a CDS encoding DUF362 domain-containing protein translates to MAKVFIDEIAGQLPAKLRAAAVWTGLDKGLAGRLVFLKPNLTYPKFKPGVTTTPALLETLIVLLKEYGCRIIVGESDGGYNSYAVKDAFHDYGLYDYEKKYGIRVVNLSQLPFGFLTINKFGREFKVEIPRLLTDEIEGFITLPVPKVHAMTQISLSYKNQWGCVPNVMRLRYHPVFNEAIFAINRAIKNKYTIIDGTYGLTRSGPMVGDAFDLGWVLASDSFEAADLVASRLMKVDLRQIRHYYLAYKNKLVPRLEEIELNQAIGRFVSDRFYLKRDIWSYLALSAWLHPVINYTFYESPVSDLLHKIMYTFRQKPISE, encoded by the coding sequence GTGGCAAAAGTATTTATTGACGAGATCGCCGGCCAATTGCCGGCTAAGTTACGGGCGGCCGCGGTCTGGACCGGGCTGGATAAAGGCCTGGCCGGACGGCTCGTCTTCCTCAAGCCGAACCTGACCTACCCGAAGTTCAAGCCGGGGGTCACGACCACGCCGGCGCTGCTCGAGACGCTGATCGTGCTCCTTAAGGAATACGGTTGCCGGATCATCGTCGGCGAATCCGACGGCGGCTACAATTCTTACGCGGTCAAGGACGCTTTCCACGATTACGGGCTTTACGACTACGAAAAGAAGTACGGGATCCGGGTTGTGAACCTTTCCCAGCTCCCGTTCGGCTTCCTGACGATCAATAAATTCGGCCGGGAGTTCAAGGTGGAGATCCCGCGGCTCTTGACCGACGAGATCGAAGGCTTTATTACCCTGCCGGTCCCCAAGGTCCACGCCATGACCCAGATCAGCCTCTCTTACAAGAACCAGTGGGGGTGCGTCCCCAACGTGATGCGGCTCCGCTATCACCCGGTCTTTAACGAAGCGATCTTCGCGATCAACCGGGCGATCAAGAACAAATACACGATCATCGACGGGACCTACGGCCTGACGCGGAGCGGGCCGATGGTCGGCGACGCTTTCGATCTCGGCTGGGTCCTGGCGTCGGACAGCTTTGAGGCCGCCGACCTGGTGGCGTCCCGGCTGATGAAGGTCGACCTCCGGCAGATCAGGCATTATTACCTGGCTTATAAGAATAAACTGGTCCCGCGGCTGGAGGAGATCGAGCTGAACCAGGCTATCGGCCGGTTCGTCTCCGACCGCTTTTACTTAAAGCGTGACATCTGGAGTTACCTGGCGCTGTCGGCCTGGCTCCACCCCGTGATCAATTACACTTTTTACGAATCGCCGGTCTCTGACCTGCTCCATAAGATCATGTACACGTTCCGGCAAAAACCGATCAGTGAATAA